The following coding sequences lie in one Mucilaginibacter sp. KACC 22773 genomic window:
- a CDS encoding LysE family translocator — translation MGIVNFTTFLVTSFLFIISPGIDTIFVLNKSIGQGKKAGIYATLGIATGVLVHTTLAAFGLSLILSQSAMAFSFVKYAGAAYLVYLGISKFLSKEEILKQDMAILSEPVRKTYLSAVLTNTLNPKVAIFFLAFFPQFIHPAQIHNALPFVLLGITYALMSLAWFAVLTFFAGSLSGRLKKQPLFSIWLNKFSAVVFVLMGIKIAFTKR, via the coding sequence ATGGGCATTGTCAACTTTACTACTTTTCTGGTCACATCTTTCCTTTTTATCATTTCACCGGGTATCGATACCATTTTCGTGCTTAACAAATCAATAGGCCAAGGCAAAAAAGCGGGAATTTACGCAACTTTGGGTATTGCTACAGGGGTGCTTGTACATACTACGCTGGCTGCTTTTGGTTTGTCGTTAATATTATCACAATCGGCAATGGCTTTCAGCTTTGTAAAATACGCCGGCGCTGCCTACCTGGTGTATCTTGGCATCAGTAAGTTTCTTTCCAAAGAAGAAATTTTAAAACAGGATATGGCCATACTATCTGAGCCTGTGCGTAAAACTTATTTATCTGCGGTATTAACCAATACCCTTAACCCAAAAGTTGCCATATTTTTCCTTGCATTTTTCCCGCAATTCATCCATCCGGCACAAATTCACAATGCCCTACCCTTTGTTTTGCTTGGTATAACTTATGCTTTAATGAGTTTAGCCTGGTTTGCTGTGCTCACTTTTTTTGCCGGCTCATTATCCGGGCGACTAAAAAAGCAGCCCTTATTTAGTATTTGGCTTAATAAATTTTCGGCAGTTGTTTTTGTGCTGATGGGTATTAAAATAGCTTTCACCAAAAGGTAA